Proteins from a genomic interval of Gordonia sp. SL306:
- a CDS encoding aspartate carbamoyltransferase catalytic subunit: MRHLLSTQDLTADEATGLLDEAERFEQALTGREVRKLPTLRGRTVMTVFYENSTRTRVSFEVAGKWMSADVINVSASSSSAGKGESLRDTAKTLHALGADALIVRHPASGAAHQIAAWTAGVTNGETTGPAIINAGDGTHEHPTQALLDALTLRQRLGSLKGRRVAIVGDVLHSRVARSNAHLLATLGAEVVLVAPETLLPVGVEGWPVVTSNSLDAELAAADAVMMLRVQAERMNGGFFPSAREYSVRFGLNDRRMALLADHAVVLHPGPMLRGMEIGYSVADSPRATVLEQVRNGVHVRMAVLFRLLVGTDSPGAQ, encoded by the coding sequence ATGCGACACCTGCTGTCCACCCAGGATCTGACGGCAGACGAGGCGACCGGGCTCCTCGACGAGGCGGAGCGGTTCGAGCAGGCGCTCACCGGCCGCGAGGTGCGCAAGCTCCCGACACTGCGCGGTCGGACCGTGATGACGGTGTTCTACGAGAACTCCACCCGCACCCGGGTCTCCTTCGAGGTCGCAGGCAAGTGGATGAGCGCCGACGTGATCAACGTGAGCGCGTCGAGTTCGTCGGCGGGCAAGGGAGAGTCGTTGCGGGACACCGCGAAGACCCTGCACGCGTTGGGTGCCGACGCGCTTATCGTGCGTCATCCGGCGTCGGGCGCCGCGCATCAGATCGCGGCCTGGACCGCCGGCGTGACGAACGGCGAGACAACCGGGCCGGCGATCATCAACGCGGGCGACGGCACCCACGAACACCCGACCCAGGCATTGCTGGACGCGCTGACGCTGCGTCAGCGGCTCGGCTCGCTCAAGGGCAGGCGGGTGGCCATCGTCGGTGATGTCCTGCACTCCCGGGTGGCCCGCTCCAACGCGCACCTGCTCGCAACGCTCGGCGCCGAGGTCGTGCTCGTCGCACCGGAGACACTGCTGCCGGTCGGCGTCGAGGGCTGGCCGGTGGTCACCTCGAACTCCTTGGATGCGGAACTGGCCGCGGCCGACGCGGTGATGATGCTCCGCGTGCAGGCCGAGCGGATGAACGGCGGGTTCTTCCCCAGCGCCCGCGAGTACTCGGTGCGTTTCGGACTCAACGACCGACGGATGGCTCTCCTCGCCGATCACGCGGTCGTACTGCATCCGGGTCCGATGCTGCGCGGTATGGAGATCGGCTACTCGGTCGCCGACTCGCCGCGCGCAACGGTCCTCGAACAGGTCCGAAACGGCGTGCACGTGCGGATGGCGGTCCTTTTCCGCCTGCTCGTCGGCACCGACAGCCCGGGAGCCCAGTGA
- a CDS encoding dihydroorotase produces MTAPTTGSILIADVRPYGEGHPVDVLVVDGEIAEIGTGLTTPEGVDRVDGGGAVLLPGFVDLHTHLREPGREDTETIRSGSSAAALGGYTAVFAMANTDPVADNATVTDNVWRTGRDVGLVDVHPVGAVTVGLAGTQLAEMGMMAAGAAGVRMFSDDGKCVDDPLLMRRALEYAKGLDVLIAQHAEEPRLTVGAVAHEGPNAARLGLSGWPRAAEESIVIRDALLARDAGTRVHICHASTEGTVELLRWARDQGIAISAEVTPHHLLLDDSRLLGAESPTSGTSFPAYDPVNKVNPPLRESRDKLALRQALADGVIDCVATDHAPHAAQEKACEFAQARPGMLGLQTALPIVVETMVTPGLLDWRGVARVMSERPAQIVGLADQGRPIAVGEPGNLTLVDPDTSWIVDGDGLASLSRNTPYEAMTMPATVTTTVLRGVVTARDGEVVR; encoded by the coding sequence GTGACTGCTCCGACAACCGGTTCGATCCTGATCGCCGACGTCCGGCCCTACGGGGAGGGCCACCCGGTCGACGTCCTCGTCGTCGACGGCGAGATCGCCGAGATCGGCACCGGCCTGACCACACCGGAGGGAGTCGACCGGGTCGACGGCGGCGGAGCCGTCCTGCTGCCCGGCTTCGTCGACCTGCACACCCATCTGCGCGAGCCCGGCCGCGAGGACACCGAGACCATCCGGTCCGGTTCGTCGGCGGCCGCGCTCGGCGGCTACACCGCCGTGTTCGCGATGGCCAACACCGACCCTGTCGCCGACAACGCGACCGTCACCGACAACGTCTGGCGGACGGGCCGGGACGTCGGACTGGTCGATGTGCACCCGGTCGGCGCCGTCACCGTCGGCCTCGCCGGTACGCAACTCGCCGAGATGGGCATGATGGCCGCAGGCGCGGCGGGTGTGCGGATGTTCAGCGACGATGGGAAATGCGTCGACGACCCCCTGCTCATGCGGCGCGCTCTGGAATACGCGAAGGGCCTCGACGTCCTCATCGCGCAGCACGCCGAGGAGCCTCGACTCACCGTCGGTGCGGTGGCCCACGAGGGACCGAATGCCGCCCGGCTCGGGCTCAGCGGATGGCCCCGCGCCGCGGAAGAGTCCATCGTGATCAGGGATGCGCTGCTCGCCCGGGATGCCGGCACCCGGGTCCACATCTGTCATGCCTCGACCGAGGGCACCGTCGAACTGCTGCGCTGGGCCCGGGACCAGGGCATCGCGATCAGCGCCGAGGTGACGCCGCACCACCTACTGCTCGACGACTCGCGCCTGCTGGGTGCCGAGAGCCCAACGAGCGGGACGAGTTTCCCAGCCTATGACCCGGTGAACAAGGTCAACCCGCCGCTGCGGGAGTCGCGGGACAAGCTCGCACTCCGTCAGGCTCTCGCCGACGGTGTGATCGACTGTGTCGCCACCGATCACGCGCCGCACGCGGCACAGGAGAAGGCCTGCGAGTTCGCGCAGGCCCGCCCCGGCATGCTGGGTCTGCAGACCGCGCTGCCGATCGTCGTCGAGACCATGGTGACGCCCGGCCTGCTCGACTGGCGTGGCGTCGCGCGCGTGATGAGCGAGCGGCCCGCGCAGATCGTCGGCTTGGCCGACCAGGGCCGTCCGATCGCTGTCGGCGAGCCCGGCAACCTGACGCTGGTCGACCCGGACACATCCTGGATCGTCGACGGCGACGGTCTGGCCAGCCTGTCGCGCAACACGCCGTACGAGGCGATGACAATGCCCGCCACCGTGACCACGACGGTCCTGCGCGGTGTGGTGACCGCGCGTGACGGTGAGGTCGTGCGATGA
- the pyrF gene encoding orotidine-5'-phosphate decarboxylase produces MTTASTSGFATRYLGAVGERGRLCAGIDPHAELLEQWGLPVSADGLSRFGDICVEALGPVVAVIKPQVAFFEVFGAAGFGVLERVIRGCQAAGALVLADAKRGDIGSTMAAYATAWLDDRSALCADAVTVSPYLGFGSLAPAVDAARAGERGLFVLARTSNPEGASVQLADAGGRAVGQTVVDDAAAENVDGTGTVGLVVGATRAHGLDLGALRGPILAPGLGAQGATAGDLPEVFDGADTAWVLPASSRAVLRAGPDVGALRASAEQARDDVESALH; encoded by the coding sequence GTGACCACGGCCTCGACGTCGGGATTCGCGACCCGCTACCTCGGTGCGGTCGGGGAGCGTGGCCGGCTCTGTGCCGGCATCGATCCGCACGCCGAACTGCTGGAGCAGTGGGGTCTGCCGGTCTCGGCGGACGGGTTGAGTCGCTTCGGTGACATCTGCGTGGAGGCCCTCGGACCGGTCGTGGCCGTGATCAAGCCGCAGGTGGCGTTCTTCGAGGTGTTCGGCGCGGCCGGATTCGGTGTGCTCGAGCGGGTCATCCGAGGCTGCCAGGCGGCCGGGGCCTTGGTCCTCGCCGACGCCAAGCGCGGCGACATCGGATCCACGATGGCCGCGTACGCCACCGCGTGGCTCGACGACAGGTCGGCGCTGTGCGCCGACGCCGTGACGGTTTCGCCGTACCTCGGTTTCGGATCCCTCGCCCCGGCAGTCGATGCCGCGCGGGCAGGGGAGCGGGGCCTGTTCGTCCTGGCGCGCACATCGAATCCCGAAGGCGCCTCGGTCCAGCTCGCCGACGCCGGTGGACGAGCGGTCGGTCAGACCGTCGTCGACGATGCCGCCGCCGAGAACGTGGACGGCACAGGCACTGTCGGGCTGGTGGTGGGCGCCACCCGTGCGCACGGTCTCGACCTGGGAGCCCTGCGCGGGCCCATCCTCGCGCCCGGCCTCGGTGCGCAGGGCGCGACGGCCGGTGATCTCCCCGAGGTGTTCGACGGCGCCGACACGGCGTGGGTGTTGCCCGCGAGCAGTCGGGCCGTCCTCCGCGCCGGTCCCGACGTGGGTGCGCTGCGCGCATCGGCGGAGCAGGCGCGCGACGACGTGGAGTCGGCACTGCACTGA
- the carA gene encoding glutamine-hydrolyzing carbamoyl-phosphate synthase small subunit: MSTAVLVLENGQVFRGREFGATGETLGEAVFCTAMTGYQETLTDPSYHRQIVVATAPQIGNTGWNDEDGESTGSAGSDTASGDTGKIWVAGYAVRNPTRRVSNWRATTSLEDELRRQGIVGISGIDTRTIVRVLRDHGSMRAGVFSGAALSADDELVARVRDQPEMKGADLAGEVTTDTGYVVEPTGGEARFTVAALDLGIKTNTPRMFAQRGVRVHVLPSTIGLDAITDLRPDGVFLSNGPGDPATADAMVELTRAVLGEGLPLFGICFGNQILGRALGRDTYKMKFGHRGINIPVVDHVTGKVSITAQNHGFALEGEAGEEFDTDFGRARVSHVCANDGTVEGVELLSGQAFSVQYHPEAAAGPHDAAYLFDKFVTHLEGDPAHGTRA; encoded by the coding sequence ATGAGCACAGCAGTTCTGGTGCTGGAGAACGGACAGGTCTTCCGTGGCCGGGAGTTCGGTGCGACCGGCGAGACCCTCGGCGAAGCGGTGTTCTGCACCGCCATGACGGGCTATCAGGAGACCTTGACCGACCCGAGTTACCACCGGCAGATCGTGGTCGCGACCGCGCCGCAGATCGGGAACACCGGCTGGAACGACGAGGACGGCGAGAGCACCGGCAGCGCCGGCAGCGATACCGCGTCCGGCGACACCGGAAAGATCTGGGTCGCAGGGTATGCAGTGCGCAATCCCACCCGCCGCGTGTCGAACTGGCGTGCCACGACCTCGCTCGAGGACGAGTTGCGGCGACAGGGCATCGTGGGGATCTCCGGCATCGACACGCGCACCATCGTCCGGGTTCTCCGTGACCACGGGTCGATGCGAGCGGGGGTCTTCTCGGGTGCCGCCCTGTCGGCCGACGACGAGCTCGTGGCCCGGGTGCGCGATCAGCCCGAGATGAAGGGTGCCGACCTCGCAGGCGAGGTCACCACCGACACCGGGTATGTGGTGGAACCCACCGGCGGTGAGGCCAGATTCACCGTCGCGGCACTCGATCTCGGGATCAAGACCAACACGCCGCGGATGTTCGCCCAGCGTGGCGTCCGCGTGCACGTCCTGCCGTCGACGATCGGTCTCGACGCGATCACCGATCTGCGGCCCGACGGCGTGTTCCTCTCGAACGGCCCGGGCGATCCCGCGACCGCCGACGCGATGGTCGAGCTGACCCGCGCGGTGCTCGGGGAGGGGTTGCCACTCTTCGGGATCTGCTTCGGCAACCAGATCCTCGGGCGAGCGCTCGGACGGGACACGTACAAGATGAAGTTCGGCCACCGTGGCATCAACATCCCGGTTGTCGACCATGTCACCGGCAAGGTGTCGATCACCGCGCAGAACCATGGGTTCGCGCTGGAGGGCGAGGCCGGTGAGGAGTTCGATACGGACTTCGGGCGGGCGCGGGTCAGTCACGTGTGCGCCAACGACGGAACCGTCGAAGGCGTGGAACTGCTCTCCGGGCAGGCCTTCTCGGTCCAATACCACCCCGAAGCCGCGGCCGGTCCCCATGACGCCGCGTACCTCTTCGACAAGTTCGTCACCCATCTCGAGGGTGACCCCGCACATGGAACGAGGGCCTGA
- a CDS encoding transporter, whose protein sequence is MSGFEVLVVLVVVLVWLGLIALVLRGWRNRGRRQADLIGVLPAVPAGLPAPTRGPATGLYVGSTIAPSWQDRVAVGDIGDRAAAVISAYPEGILIDRKGASGIWIPRQSITAVRTERGLAGKVMTADGVLVIRWVLPSGTEIDSGLRADDKTIYPGWIADHESAVAAPDGAAEPGDDSEQRKDQ, encoded by the coding sequence ATGAGCGGGTTCGAGGTCCTGGTGGTGCTGGTCGTGGTGCTCGTGTGGCTCGGCCTGATCGCACTCGTGCTGCGTGGCTGGCGGAACCGGGGGCGCCGCCAGGCCGATCTGATCGGTGTGCTGCCGGCTGTTCCGGCCGGACTCCCGGCGCCCACACGTGGCCCCGCCACCGGCCTCTACGTCGGCAGCACCATCGCACCGAGCTGGCAGGACCGGGTTGCGGTCGGCGATATCGGCGACCGTGCCGCGGCCGTGATCTCCGCCTACCCCGAGGGAATCCTGATCGACCGGAAGGGTGCCTCCGGCATCTGGATCCCGCGACAGTCCATCACCGCGGTCCGCACCGAACGCGGTCTGGCAGGCAAGGTCATGACCGCCGACGGGGTCCTGGTGATCCGATGGGTACTGCCCAGCGGCACCGAGATCGACTCCGGACTCCGAGCCGACGACAAGACCATTTATCCCGGGTGGATCGCCGACCACGAGTCGGCTGTCGCTGCGCCGGATGGCGCAGCCGAGCCCGGTGACGACAGCGAACAGAGGAAAGATCAATGA
- the carB gene encoding carbamoyl-phosphate synthase large subunit: MPRRTDISHVLVIGSGPIVIGQACEFDYSGTQACRVLKAEGLRVSLVNSNPATIMTDPEFADATYIEPITAEYVEKVIEAERDAGHPIDAVLATLGGQTALNTAVALHDRGSLEKYDIELIGADFDAIQRGEDRQMFKDIVAKVGGESARSRVCHTMDEVYDTVADLGYPVVVRPSFTMGGLGSGMAYDRNDLERIAGGGLAASPTANVLIEESILGWKEYELELMRDNRDNVVVVCSIENVDPVGVHTGDSVTVAPAMTLTDREYQIMRDLSIDILREVGVDTGGCNIQFAQDPTDGRLVVIEMNPRVSRSSALASKATGFPIAKIAAKLAIGYSLDEIVNDITKETPACFEPTLDYVVVKAPRFAFEKFPGADDTLTTTMKSVGEAMSLGRSFAEALGKVMRSLETKAAGFWTEPNRPDPATIDLDGLLETLKTPKDGRIYGLMLAFEAGASIEQLYAATAIDPWFLAEIGGIAALGAELRDAGSLDEGLLREAKSSGFSDRQIAALRADFVDEAAVREFRLAAGVHPVYKTVDTCAAEFEAKTPYHYSTYELDPSATSEVAPQPDRPKVLILGSGPNRIGQGIEFDYSCVHAALTLSEAGYETVMVNCNPETVSTDYDTADRLYFEPLTFEDVLEVYRAESESGTVAGVIVQLGGQTPLGLAHRLAAAGVPIVGTSPEAIDLAEDRGEFGKVLTAAGLPAPAFGTATSFDEARSTAARIGYPVLVRPSYVLGGRGMEIVYDEKSLEDYISRATELTTDHPVLVDRFLEDAVEIDVDALCDGDEVYIGGVMEHIEEAGIHSGDSACALPPVTLGRSDLAMVRASTEALAKGIGVRGLLNVQYALKDDTLYVLEANPRASRTVPFVSKATAVSLAKACARVMLGESIAELRGQGLLEAVGDGGESPTDAPISVKEAVLPFNRFRRQDGSGVDSLLSPEMKSTGEVMGIDADFGRAFAKSQTAAYGSLPTSGAIFVSVANKDKRALIFPVKHMADLGFEILATEGTADVLRRNGIECRTVRKHSEAESGEPTIVDIIRAGEVAMVINTPYGNSGPRVDGYEIRSAAVSVNIPCITTVQGASAAVQGIEAAMNGQVNVESLQRRHAVLVNRR; the protein is encoded by the coding sequence ATGCCGCGCCGCACAGACATCTCCCACGTCCTGGTGATCGGCTCCGGCCCGATCGTGATCGGCCAGGCATGCGAGTTCGACTACTCCGGCACCCAGGCGTGCCGCGTCCTGAAGGCCGAAGGTCTGCGGGTGAGTCTGGTCAACTCGAACCCGGCAACCATCATGACCGATCCCGAGTTCGCCGACGCCACCTACATCGAGCCGATCACGGCGGAGTACGTCGAGAAGGTGATCGAGGCCGAGCGCGACGCAGGGCACCCGATCGACGCGGTGCTCGCGACCCTCGGTGGGCAGACAGCTCTCAACACCGCTGTCGCGCTGCATGATCGCGGCTCGCTGGAAAAGTACGACATCGAGTTGATCGGCGCCGACTTCGATGCCATCCAGCGTGGCGAGGACCGGCAGATGTTCAAGGACATCGTCGCGAAGGTGGGTGGCGAGAGCGCCCGCTCACGCGTGTGTCACACGATGGACGAGGTGTACGACACGGTCGCCGACCTCGGCTATCCCGTCGTCGTGCGGCCGTCGTTCACCATGGGCGGGCTCGGTTCCGGCATGGCCTACGACCGCAACGACCTCGAGCGCATCGCCGGGGGCGGACTGGCGGCATCGCCGACCGCCAACGTGCTCATCGAGGAATCCATCCTCGGCTGGAAGGAATACGAGCTCGAACTGATGCGCGACAACCGCGACAACGTGGTGGTCGTCTGCTCCATCGAGAACGTGGACCCGGTCGGCGTGCACACCGGTGACTCGGTCACGGTCGCTCCAGCGATGACCCTGACCGACCGCGAATACCAGATCATGCGAGACCTCTCCATCGACATCCTGCGAGAGGTCGGCGTCGACACCGGCGGTTGCAACATCCAGTTCGCGCAGGACCCAACCGACGGCCGCCTCGTGGTCATCGAGATGAACCCGCGCGTGTCCCGCTCGTCGGCCCTGGCCTCGAAGGCGACCGGCTTCCCGATCGCCAAGATCGCCGCGAAACTCGCCATCGGCTACAGCCTGGACGAGATCGTCAACGACATCACCAAGGAGACCCCGGCCTGCTTCGAGCCGACGCTCGACTACGTCGTGGTCAAGGCGCCCCGGTTCGCCTTCGAGAAGTTCCCCGGTGCCGACGACACCCTGACCACCACGATGAAGTCGGTGGGCGAGGCGATGTCCCTGGGCCGCAGCTTCGCCGAGGCGCTGGGCAAGGTGATGCGGTCGCTGGAGACGAAGGCCGCCGGATTCTGGACCGAGCCGAACCGCCCGGATCCCGCGACCATCGACCTCGACGGTCTCCTGGAGACGTTGAAGACGCCCAAGGACGGGCGGATCTACGGGCTGATGCTGGCCTTCGAGGCCGGCGCCTCGATCGAGCAGCTCTACGCGGCGACTGCCATCGATCCGTGGTTCCTGGCCGAGATCGGTGGTATCGCCGCGCTCGGTGCCGAGCTCCGCGATGCCGGCTCGCTCGACGAGGGGCTGTTGCGAGAGGCCAAGAGCAGCGGCTTCTCCGATCGTCAGATCGCGGCTCTGCGAGCCGATTTCGTCGACGAGGCGGCCGTGCGCGAGTTCCGTCTCGCCGCGGGCGTGCATCCGGTCTACAAGACCGTCGACACCTGCGCCGCCGAATTCGAGGCCAAGACGCCGTATCACTACTCGACCTACGAGCTCGATCCCTCGGCGACGAGTGAGGTTGCGCCGCAGCCGGATCGCCCCAAGGTGCTGATCCTCGGTTCGGGTCCCAACCGCATCGGTCAGGGCATCGAGTTCGACTACTCGTGCGTGCATGCGGCGCTCACCCTGTCGGAGGCCGGATACGAGACCGTGATGGTCAACTGCAACCCGGAGACGGTCTCCACCGACTACGACACGGCCGATCGCCTGTACTTCGAACCGTTGACCTTCGAGGACGTCCTCGAGGTCTACCGTGCGGAGTCGGAGTCCGGCACCGTGGCGGGCGTCATCGTCCAACTCGGCGGGCAGACGCCGCTGGGCCTGGCCCACCGTCTCGCGGCCGCCGGGGTCCCGATCGTCGGGACCAGCCCGGAGGCCATCGATCTCGCCGAGGATCGCGGTGAGTTCGGCAAGGTGCTCACCGCCGCCGGACTGCCCGCCCCGGCGTTCGGCACCGCGACCAGTTTCGACGAGGCACGCTCGACCGCGGCGCGGATCGGCTACCCGGTGCTGGTGCGTCCGTCCTATGTCCTGGGCGGTCGGGGTATGGAGATCGTGTACGACGAGAAGTCCTTGGAGGACTACATCTCCCGGGCCACCGAGTTGACCACGGATCATCCCGTGCTGGTCGACCGCTTCCTCGAGGACGCCGTGGAGATCGACGTCGACGCACTGTGCGACGGCGACGAGGTCTACATCGGTGGAGTGATGGAGCACATCGAGGAGGCCGGGATCCACTCCGGTGACTCCGCGTGCGCGTTGCCTCCCGTCACACTCGGCCGATCCGATCTCGCGATGGTCCGTGCGTCCACCGAGGCACTGGCCAAGGGCATCGGCGTACGAGGTCTGCTGAACGTGCAGTACGCGTTGAAGGACGACACGCTCTACGTCCTCGAGGCCAACCCGCGCGCCAGCCGTACCGTGCCCTTCGTCTCGAAGGCGACCGCGGTGTCGCTGGCGAAAGCGTGTGCGCGGGTCATGCTCGGCGAGTCGATCGCGGAGTTGCGCGGCCAGGGGCTGCTCGAGGCGGTCGGCGATGGCGGTGAATCACCAACGGACGCACCGATATCGGTGAAGGAAGCGGTGCTGCCCTTCAACCGGTTCCGACGCCAGGACGGCAGTGGCGTGGACTCGCTGCTGAGTCCGGAGATGAAGTCGACCGGCGAGGTGATGGGCATCGACGCCGACTTCGGGCGCGCATTCGCCAAGTCGCAGACCGCCGCCTACGGCTCGCTGCCCACGTCGGGGGCCATCTTCGTGTCCGTCGCCAACAAGGACAAGCGGGCGCTGATCTTCCCGGTCAAGCACATGGCCGATCTCGGGTTCGAGATCCTGGCCACCGAGGGTACAGCGGACGTGTTGCGGCGCAACGGCATCGAGTGCCGGACCGTGCGCAAGCACTCGGAGGCCGAGTCGGGGGAGCCGACCATCGTCGACATCATCCGTGCGGGGGAGGTCGCGATGGTGATCAACACCCCGTACGGCAACTCGGGTCCGCGGGTCGACGGCTACGAGATCCGCAGCGCCGCCGTCTCGGTCAACATCCCGTGCATCACGACGGTTCAGGGCGCGAGTGCCGCGGTCCAGGGCATCGAGGCCGCGATGAACGGTCAGGTGAACGTCGAGTCGCTGCAGCGGCGCCACGCTGTGCTGGTGAACCGGCGGTGA